One Oncorhynchus clarkii lewisi isolate Uvic-CL-2024 chromosome 28, UVic_Ocla_1.0, whole genome shotgun sequence genomic region harbors:
- the LOC139387192 gene encoding one cut domain family member 2, translating into MELTMENLGNLHGVSHSQAGELMSSTHARQSSAPSHRNLVSHAHGRSAMVSSMAAILDGTGDYRTDPSALSGHLHPAMSMCESGMSLSNTYTTLTPLQHLPPISTVSDKFHHPHPHSHHHAAAHQRLSTGNVSGSFTLMRDDHRGLASMGNLYGHYPKDMSGMVHGSLSPLSNSLGSLHNSQQTLSAYGPSAHLTNDAKMLSPVTGFESHAAMLSRSEEHLARGLGGHGHGMMSNLNGMHHPHSHLHSQANGAAMLAERERHGAGSGQGGVSGGQAEEINTKEVAQRITAELKRYSIPQAIFAQRILCRSQGTLSDLLRNPKPWSKLKSGRETFRRMWKWLQEPEFQRMSALRLAACKRKEQDQGRERNLVPKKQRLVFTDLQRRTLAAIFRENRRPSKEMQITISHQLGLELSTVSNFFMNARRRCHADRWGSTGGAEGNEHAGVHGSVHGHGHMQAHGNNNNAGSSPAQPGTSSATTFSKA; encoded by the exons ATGGAACTCACAATGGAAAACCTTGGAAACCTCCACGGCGTCTCGCACTCACAGGCCGGGGAACTGATGAGCTCCACGCACGCCCGACAGTCCTCCGCCCCTTCACACCGGAACCTGGTTTCTCACGCACACGGCCGGTCGGCCATGGTGTCTAGTATGGCCGCGATCCTGGATGGTACCGGGGACTACCGGACAGACCCCTCGGCGCTCTCTGGCCACCTCCACCCGGCTATGAGCATGTGTGAGTCCGGGATGAGCCTGAGCAACACCTACACCACCCTGACCCCTCTCCAGCACCTACCTCCCATATCCACGGTCTCCGAcaagttccaccacccacacccacactccCACCACCACGCAGCCGCCCACCAGCGACTCTCCACGGGGAACGTCAGCGGGAGCTTTACGTTGATGAGGGATGACCACCGTGGGCTGGCGTCTATGGGAAACCTGTACGGCCACTACCCTAAAGATATGTCCGGCATGGTCCATGGGTCACTCTCCCCGTTGTCCAACAGTCTCGGCTCTTTGCACAACTCACAGCAGACGCTCTCAGCCTACGGTCCAAGTGCTCACCTTACTAATGATGCCAAGATGCTCTCTCCCGTGACAGGCTTCGAGTCCCACGCCGCAATGCTGTCCCGGAGCGAGGAGCACCTTGCCAGGGGGTTAGGTGGCCATGGGCATGGCATGATGTCCAACCTCAACGGGATGCACCATCCGCACAGCCACCTTCACTCCCAGGCCAATGGGGCAGCGATGCTGGCCGAGCGAGAGAGGCACGGGGCTGGGTCCGGCCAGGGAGGAGTGTCGGGAGGGCAGGCGGAGGAGATCAACACGAAAGAGGTGGCTCAACGGATAACGGCAGAGCTGAAGCGCTACTCAATTCCCCAGGCTATTTTCGCCCAGAGGATCCTATGTCGGTCCCAAGGAACCCTCTCGGATCTTCTGCGGAACCCCAAGCCGTGGAGTAAACTCAAGTCAGGCCGGGAGACGTTTAGGAGAATGTGGAAGTGGCTCCAGGAGCCCGAGTTTCAGCGGATGTCTGCCCTTCGGTTGGCGG CCTGTAAGCGGAAGGAGCAGGACCAGGGTCGTGAGAGGAACCTGGTCCCCAAGAAACAGCGGTTGGTATTCACGGACCTGCAGCGCCGCACGCTGGCGGCCATCTTTAGGGAGAACCGCCGTCCATCCAAGGAGATGCAGATCACCATCAGCCATCAGCTAGGCCTGGAGCTCTCCACCGTCTCCAACTTCTTCATGAACGCTCGGCGACGCTGCCATGCCGACCGCTGGGGGTCCACTGGAGGCGCAGAGGGGAACGAGCACGCGGGTGTGCACGGGAGCGTGCACGGGCACGGTCATATGCAGGCTCATGGGAACAACAACAACGCCGGTTCGTCCCCGGCACAACCGGGCACCTCCTCTGCTACCACCTTCTCCAAGGCctga